In one window of Henckelia pumila isolate YLH828 chromosome 1, ASM3356847v2, whole genome shotgun sequence DNA:
- the LOC140880766 gene encoding putative BPI/LBP family protein At1g04970 isoform X1 — protein sequence MVRSAVPFLLFLILTSSCIRTQSAEEGHIEVRLSNKGLAFFKDLLIKKAESSLVPLELPDIEKSAKIPVVGKVHMALSSITIETIDVISSTVQTGDSGIVIAVSWATANLSMDWSYSYKTWLLPISVSDEGTAKVQVEGMDIGLTLSLTTVQGSLNLDVLDYGCNVDDISIKLDGGASWLYQGLVDAFEGKISSSIENAISKKLKDGIVNINSILHSLPKEVPVAHIATLNVTFVDDPELADSSLDLKINGLFSPKDKEELTSEYHRSSQSTLLFKTVDKMVRISLHEDVLNSASSVFFYANKMHWVVDKAPNQSFLNTAGWRFIVPQLYKMYPNDDICLNLSVSSPPILKMEKQQLKALLRLDVVINVLDADEVIPVACISVVINASVYAEISRNSVGGSITLNNLTMSLKWSKIGDLHMHLIQTFVSTMMDTLILPYVNVKLDKGYQLPTFHGYELQYAQIFCRDSWLAIYSDLGSVKQLDFV from the exons ATGGTTCGCTCAGCTGTACCTTTTCTGCTGTTCTTGATTCTCACCTCTTCCTGCATCCGTACTCAATCAGCCGAAGAAGGCCACATCGAAGTGAGATTATCCAACAAGGGTCTTGctttttttaaggatttattgaTAAAGAAGGCGGAGTCCTCGCTAGTTCCACTCGAGCTGCCCGATATCGAGAAATCCGCGAAAATCCCAGTTGTGGGTAAAGTTCATATGGCTCTTTCCAGTATTACTATCGAAACAATCGATGTGATTTCGTCTACTGTGCAAACTGGAGATTCCGGGATTGTTATAGCTGTTTCTTGGGCCACTGCAAATTTGAGTATGGATTGGAGCTATTCCTACAAGACATGGTTACTTCCGATTAGCGTTTCTGATGAGGGAACTGCGAAAGTTCAG GTTGAAGGCATGGACATCGGCCTTACCCTCAGCCTGACTACCGTACAAGGATCTCTAAATCTGGATGTTTTGGATTATGGTTGTAATGTGGATGATATTTCCATAAAGTTGGATGGAGGAGCTTCATGGCTTTATCAAGG GTTGGTAGATGCTTTTGAGGGTAAAATTAGCTCTTCCATTGAGAATGCCATTTCTAAGAAACTAAAAGATGGAATTGTAAACATTAATTCCATATTGCATTCACTTCCTAAAGAAGTACCGGTAGCTCATATTGCCACTTTGAATGTTACTTTTGTTGATGACCCTGAACTGGCTGACTCGTCACTTGACCTTAAAATCAACGGTTTATTCTCTCCAAAGGATAAAGAAGAATTAACCAGCGAATATCATAGATCATCACAATCTACTTTATTGTTCAAGACGGTGGATAAGATGGTTAGAATCTCATTGCATGAAGATGTTCTGAACTCAGCATCATCTGTTTTCTTTTAT GCTAACAAGATGCACTGGGTTGTTGATAAAGCACCAAATCAATCTTTCTTGAACACAGCTGGGTGGAGATTTATTGTTCCCCAGTTGTACAAGATGTACCCAAATGATGACATCTGTTTGAATCTTTCAGTATCTTCTCCTCCTATCCTTAAAATGGAAAAGCAGCAGCTTAAGGCATTACTTCGCTTAGATGTGGTGATTAATGTCTTGGATGCAGATGAAGTGATACCAGTTGCATGTATTTCAGTG GTTATCAACGCTTCTGTATATGCAGAAATTTCGAGAAACTCTGTGGGTGGTAGCATAACATTAAATAACTTAACCATGTCTCTCAAGTGGAGCAAAATTGGTGACTTGCACATGCATTTGATCCAG ACTTTTGTATCCACCATGATGGATACATTAATCTTACCTTATGTAAATGTAAAGCTCGACAAGGGATATCAGCTACCGACTTTCCATGGTTACGAGCTTCAATATGCTCAAATTTTCTGCAGAGACTCCTGGCTTGCAATATACAGTGATTTAGGATCTGTGAAGCAGTTGGATTTTGTTTAG
- the LOC140880766 gene encoding putative BPI/LBP family protein At1g04970 isoform X2 produces the protein MVRSAVPFLLFLILTSSCIRTQSAEEGHIEVRLSNKGLAFFKDLLIKKAESSLVPLELPDIEKSAKIPVVGKVHMALSSITIETIDVISSTVQTGDSGIVIAVSWATANLSMDWSYSYKTWLLPISVSDEGTAKVQVEGMDIGLTLSLTTVQGSLNLDVLDYGCNVDDISIKLDGGASWLYQGLVDAFEGKISSSIENAISKKLKDGIVNINSILHSLPKEVPVAHIATLNVTFVDDPELADSSLDLKINGLFSPKDKEELTSEYHRSSQSTLLFKTVDKMVRISLHEDVLNSASSVFFYANKMHWVVDKAPNQSFLNTAGWRFIVPQLYKMYPNDDICLNLSVSSPPILKMEKQQLKALLRLDVVINVLDADEVIPVACISVARVHN, from the exons ATGGTTCGCTCAGCTGTACCTTTTCTGCTGTTCTTGATTCTCACCTCTTCCTGCATCCGTACTCAATCAGCCGAAGAAGGCCACATCGAAGTGAGATTATCCAACAAGGGTCTTGctttttttaaggatttattgaTAAAGAAGGCGGAGTCCTCGCTAGTTCCACTCGAGCTGCCCGATATCGAGAAATCCGCGAAAATCCCAGTTGTGGGTAAAGTTCATATGGCTCTTTCCAGTATTACTATCGAAACAATCGATGTGATTTCGTCTACTGTGCAAACTGGAGATTCCGGGATTGTTATAGCTGTTTCTTGGGCCACTGCAAATTTGAGTATGGATTGGAGCTATTCCTACAAGACATGGTTACTTCCGATTAGCGTTTCTGATGAGGGAACTGCGAAAGTTCAG GTTGAAGGCATGGACATCGGCCTTACCCTCAGCCTGACTACCGTACAAGGATCTCTAAATCTGGATGTTTTGGATTATGGTTGTAATGTGGATGATATTTCCATAAAGTTGGATGGAGGAGCTTCATGGCTTTATCAAGG GTTGGTAGATGCTTTTGAGGGTAAAATTAGCTCTTCCATTGAGAATGCCATTTCTAAGAAACTAAAAGATGGAATTGTAAACATTAATTCCATATTGCATTCACTTCCTAAAGAAGTACCGGTAGCTCATATTGCCACTTTGAATGTTACTTTTGTTGATGACCCTGAACTGGCTGACTCGTCACTTGACCTTAAAATCAACGGTTTATTCTCTCCAAAGGATAAAGAAGAATTAACCAGCGAATATCATAGATCATCACAATCTACTTTATTGTTCAAGACGGTGGATAAGATGGTTAGAATCTCATTGCATGAAGATGTTCTGAACTCAGCATCATCTGTTTTCTTTTAT GCTAACAAGATGCACTGGGTTGTTGATAAAGCACCAAATCAATCTTTCTTGAACACAGCTGGGTGGAGATTTATTGTTCCCCAGTTGTACAAGATGTACCCAAATGATGACATCTGTTTGAATCTTTCAGTATCTTCTCCTCCTATCCTTAAAATGGAAAAGCAGCAGCTTAAGGCATTACTTCGCTTAGATGTGGTGATTAATGTCTTGGATGCAGATGAAGTGATACCAGTTGCATGTATTTCAGTG GCAAGGGTGCACAATTGA
- the LOC140880780 gene encoding protein HOMOLOG OF MAMMALIAN LYST-INTERACTING PROTEIN 5, with protein sequence MASDNEPAKLLLPYLQRADELQKHEPLVAYYCRLYAMERGLKIPQSERTKTTNALLVSLMKQLEKDKKSLTLGPDDQLHVEGFGLNVFAKADKQDRANRADLNTAKTFYAASIFFEILNQFGEPQPDLEQKQKYAAWKAADIRKAIKEGKKPLPGPPGGDSDLSVPSGASSSEYDLELNRSDSAIRFDPTRRDHSTSIAPDSDPSPHQHHQVNFDNSPHISPQPSNVANQPPPNIPPPPPPPPPPHYPTDTYPSENFHQPPSNNGPDHSIYSQTYQHQPYQQEPPPHPPQHYPSQDVPSYSCPNFQSYPSFADSSLPTAPSHIPSYYQGPDTTYTNSPPPSSTTNYQSNAQYNLSGRNGSISEISPATTQKYQYDSNYQPPPEKIAEAHKAARFAVGALAFDDVVTAVEHLKKSLELLTNPQSGH encoded by the exons ATGGCGAGCGACAACGAACCGGCGAAGCTTCTGCTGCCTTATCTACAGCGAGCCGATGAGTTGCAGAAACACGAACCACTCGTCGCTTACTACT GTCGGTTGTACGCCATGGAACGAGGTTTGAAGATTCCTCAGAGCGAGCGTACCAAGACTACCAACGCTCTCCTTGTTTCCCTCATGAAACAGCTGGAAAAG GATAAGAAGTCTTTGACTCTGGGCCCTGATGATCAGCTACATGTGGAGGGATTCGGCTTGAATGTTTTTGCAAAGGCAGACAAGCAAGACAGAGCAAACCGAGCTGATTT GAATACGGCAAAAACTTTCTATGCTGCAAGCATTTTCTTTGAAATCCTGAACCAATTTGGTGAACCTCAGCCCGAT CTTGAGCAGAAACAGAAGTATGCAGCATGGAAAGCGGCAGATATAAGGAAGGCTATAAAAGAAGGGAAGAAGCCTCTGCCAGGCCCTCCTGGTGGAGATAGCGATCTATCGGTACCATCTGGTGCATCCAGCAGTgaatac GATCTTGAATTAAACAGGAGTGATTCCGCCATCAGATTTGACCCAACCAGAAGAGATCACAGTACAAGCATTGCGCCAGATTCTGATCCATCGCCTCACCAACACCATCAAGTTAATTTTGATAATTCTCCTCATATCTCACCACAACCTTCTAATGTTGCAAATCAACCACCTCCGAACataccaccaccaccaccaccaccaccaccacctcaTTATCCCACTGACACTTACCCATCAGAGAATTTTCATCAACCTCCTTCAAACAACGGTCCTGATCATTCTATTTATTCTCAAACATATCAGCATCAACCATATCAACAAGAACCACCACCTCACCCGCCACAACACTACCCTTCACAAGATGTCCCCTCATATTCTTGTCCAAATTTCCAGTCATACCCAAGTTTTGCGGACAGCAGCCTTCCTACTGCTCCATCTCATATCCCCTCTTATTATCAAGGTCCTGATACGACCTATACCAATTCGCCTCCACCTTCCAGCACAACAAACTATCAGTCAAATGCTCAATACAATTTGAGTGGGAGAAATGGTAGTATTTCAGAAATTTCACCAGCTACTACGCAGAAATATCAATATGACAGCAATTACCAGCCTCCACCTGAGAAAATTGCTGAGGCACACAAAGCGGCAAGGTTTGCAGTTGGGGCATTGGCATTTGATGACGTCGTTACTGCCGTTGAACACCTAAAGAAATCCCTTGAGTTATTGACAAATCCACAATCTGGACACTGA
- the LOC140883862 gene encoding 65-kDa microtubule-associated protein 1-like: MAAVEAENPLHGQITCGSLLQQLQQIWDEVGEGDEERDQMLLQLEQECLDVYKRKVDHAVKSRANLLHTLANARVELTNLLSALGEKTYIGIPDKTSGTIKEQLSAIDPALKKLWKQKDERVKEFSDVQSQIQKICAEINGSGEQVDSPAVDESDLSVKKLDGFQVQLQDLQKEKSERLHKVLEFVSTVHDLCAVLGMDFFSTVNEVHPSLNDSGGMQSKSISNDTLSRLAKTVLTLKEDKKQRLKKLQELATQLIDLWNLMDTPQEERNLFDHVTCNISVSVDEVTIPGALALDLIEQAEVEVERLDQLKASRMKEIAFKRQAELEDIFTSAHIEIDTEAAREKILTLIDSGKVEPVELLADMDNQIAKAKEEATSRKDILEKVEKWMLTCEEESWLEDYNRDDNRYNASRGAHLNLKRAEKARILVNKIPALVDGLVAKTRAWEKDRGVTFTYDGVPLLAMLDEYSMLRQDREEEKKRLRDQKKFSEQVSKEQDTVFGSTPSPARQISTKKVVGPRANGGPNGSAGRRLSLNVHQNGSRSINRDAKRDTRPVAPVNYVAISKDDAAASHVSGTEHTPSTP, from the exons ATGGCAGCAGTCGAAGCTGAAAATCCTCTTCATGGACAAATTACTTGTGGATCCTTACTACAACAATTGCAG CAAATTTGGGATGAAGTTGGTGAAGGGGATGAGGAGCGGGACCAGATGCTCCTTCAATTAGAGCAAGAGTGCTTGGATGTATATAAGAGAAAGGTGGACCATGCTGTGAAATCTAGGGCTAACCTTCTTCATACACTGGCTAATGCTAGAGTTGAACTCACCAACCTCTTGTCAGCACTTGGAGAGAAGACTTATATCGGAATT CCTGACAAGACATCGGGAACGATTAAAGAACAGCTTTCAGCCATAGATCCTGCGCTGAAAAAGCTTTGGAAACAGAAGGATGAAAGAGTAAAAGAGTTTTCTGATGTTCAATCTCAGATACAGAAAATATGTGCAGAAATCAATGGATCTGGCGAGCAGGTGGACAGTCCAGCAGTTGACGAATCTGATCTTTCGGTGAAGAAACTAGATGGATTTCAGGTCCAGCTCCAAGATCTTCAAAAAGAAAAG AGTGAGAGGTTGCACAAGGTTCTTGAATTCGTGAGCACCGTACATGATCTTTGTGCTGTTCTTGGCATGGACTTCTTTAGTACTGTCAATGAAGTCCACCCAAGCCTCAATGACTCCGGGGGCATGCAGTCAAAAAGCATAAGCAATGATACATTATCTAGATTGGCTAAGACTGTTTTAACACTGAAGGAAGATAAGAAGCAGAGGTTAAAGAAG CTTCAAGAACTGGCTACCCAGCTAATTGATCTTTGGAATTTGATGGATACACCTCAAGAAGAACGTAACCTGTTTGATCATGTTACTTGCAATATTTCAGTATCAGTGGATGAAGTTACTATTCCTGGGGCTCTTGCTTTGGATCTCATTGAACAG GCTGAAGTGGAAGTTGAGAGACTTGATCAGCTAAAAGCTAGCAGAATGAAAGAAATTGCTTTCAAGAGGCAGGCCGAACTCGAGGATATTTTTACTAGTGCTCATATAGAGATTGATACGGAGGCGGCTAGAGAAAAAATATTGACACTCATTGATTCAGGGAAAGTTGAGCCTGTCGAGTTATTGGCTGACATGGATAATCAGATAGCAAAAGCAAAAGAAGAGGCAACGAGCAGGAAGGATATTTTGGAAAAGGTTGAGAAATGGATGTTGACTTGTGAAGAAGAAAGCTGGCTTGAAGATTACAATCGG GATGACAACAGGTATAATGCAAGCAGAGGTGCACACTTAAATCTGAAGAGAGCAGAAAAGGCACGTATCTTGGTCAATAAGATTCCAG CCCTTGTTGACGGCTTGGTTGCTAAAACTCGTGCATGGGAGAAAGATCGTGGCGTAACTTTCACCTATGATGGCGTTCCTCTCCTTGCCATGTTAGACGAGTATTCAATGCTTAGACAAGACAGAGAAGAGGAGAAAAAGAGGTTAAGG GATCAGAAAAAGTTCAGCGAACAAGTGAGCAAAGAACAAGATACCGTCTTTGGTTCAACACCAAGCCCAGCTAGACAGATCAGTACCAAGAAAGTGGTTGGCCCACGAGCCAACGGTGGCCCCAACGGTTCAGCTGGCAGACGTCTTTCTCTCAACGTTCATCAGAACGGTTCACGATCTATAAACAGAGATGCAAAGAGAGACACGAGACCAGTAGCTCCTGTGAACTACGTAGCAATATCAAAAGATGATGCGGCAGCGTCCCATGTTTCTGGGACCGAACATACTCCCAGTACACCCTAA
- the LOC140870727 gene encoding uncharacterized protein: MADANGVNEEINQLITAAVERAMAARAETNPPPPPPGQNAQLEEIRKLKEEMELLKKKQSGYLATPVRNIPFSPEILESELPKNFKFPHIGEYDGKGDPDEHLSRFENAALLHKYSDPIKCRVFLNTLIGPAQQWFNLLRQGDIKEFKDFSKAFLHHFASSKKYHTTTLSLFAIKQQGQEDLRVYVRQFSALALEVPTATTDLLISAFTQGLATRDFLKSLIKKPPSTYDEVLARAEKYVNLEEVQVSRMNNGMDRPPSPKNAQAPNTPRRMGPSPRPELLGQFTSFTPLRMGKTQAMRICEEKKLLQRPPWSEQGPCRPKSNKYCDFHNEYEHNSNDCRQLEQEIERIIQQEPGMSDRLARQKGGYPSNKRSHEGPDHYAPRPRPGLPQGNFQRPNQNQPGNNQGPPSPTKGVINMISGGPTDGDSTRARKTSSPKLSNMEIVDQVVRTGPTLSFGPGDLKGLSDTTHNDALVIRALVANYDVARIFVESGSSVNVLFQETINHMDLGEYKVEPVVTSLFGFTGHAIRPTGLINLPLTLGKDCTSKTRIVSFIIVDAPSTYNVILERPAMTTFMVVASALYQKIKFPVGNEVGEVQGDQKISRKCYVEEVRIEQKAVKINHDDRPGPRDREQVNLLEENASVMAEKECEEIIICPPTGSVKVARTLEPILKKQLIQCLMENKNAFAWSVFDLLGVWREVMEHKLNVIRDFRPIIQKKRHFGPEKDAVIQGQVEELLKAGHIQEVYFSTWLSNVVLVPKSSGKWRMCVDFRDLNKACPKDCYPLPRIDQLVDSTSGHELLCFLDAYQGYHQIPLAKQDQDKVSFVTSTGTYCYVVMPFGLKNAGATYQRLMDKVFKQQIGKNIEVYVDDILVKTRTAHQFIADLTQTFQTLRDYRLKLNPSKCTFGVQTGKFLGYMVTRRGIEANPKKFQAIISMESPKNIQEVQRLSGRIAALARFISRSADKSFLFFKALRKTKNFEWDEQSEKSFQELKKYLKELPVLNKPVQGEDLFVYLAVTPRAASSVLVRKEGVNHLPVYFVSHALKGAELNYMTQEKLALALVITTRKLRPYFLSHPITVLTNSALGKIAANPDASGRLIKWITKLSEYDIKFEPRTTIKAQALADFLAETIQLKQEDHWKIFVDGSSCQTGSGVGIVIISPWGEETNISIRLDFRASNNEAEYEALLLGLKAARNLGISRATLYSDS; the protein is encoded by the coding sequence ATGGCTGATGCAAATGGAGTCAACGAAGAAATAAATCAACTTATCACCGCTGCTGTTGAAAGAGCTATGGCTGCAAGGGCGGAAACCAATCCCCCTCCCCCACCACCAGGTCAGAACGCGCAGTTAGAGGAAATCAGGAAACTGAAGGAGGAGATGGAGCTCTTGAAGAAGAAACAATCTGGATACCTAGCCACGCCAGTGCGGAATATTCCCTTCTCTCCTGAAATATTGGAGTCCGAACTCCCCAAAAACTTTAAATTTCCGCATATTGGGGAATATGATGGGAAAGGGGACCCGGATGAGCATCTGTCCCGTTTTGAGAATGCGGCATTGTTGCATAAATATTCTGACCCGATCAAGTGTCGGGTCTTTCTCAATACTTTGATAGGACCGGCTCAACAATGGTTCAACTTATTACGCCAAGGAGATATCAAGGAGTTCAAGGATTTCAGCAAGGCCTTCCTACACCACTTTGCTAGTAGCAAAAAATACCATACGACTACTCTTAGTCTTTTTGCTATCAAACAGCAAGGTCAAGAAGATTTGCGAGTATATGTTCGTCAATTTAGTGCCTTGGCCCTGGAAGTACCTACTGCCACCACTGACCTGCTTATCAGTGCCTTTACCCAAGGACTTGCTACAAGGGATTTTCTTAAATCCCTGATCAAAAAACCGCCGTCTACCTACGATGAAGTGCTTGCTCGGGCCGAAAAATATGTGAATCTAGAGGAGGTACAAGTTTCCCGTATGAATAATGGGATGGACAGGCCACCAAGTCCGAAGAACGCCCAGGCCCCTAACACACCTCGGAGGATGGGACCATCTCCCCGACCCGAGCTGCTTGGGCAATTCACTTCTTTCACTCCTCTAAGGATGGGTAAAACTCAGGCTATGCgaatatgtgaagaaaaaaaactTCTACAGAGACCTCCATGGAGCGAGCAGGGGCCCTGTAGACCAAAGTCTAACAAGTATTGTGACTTTCACAATGAGTATGAGCACAATAGTAATGATTGTCGTCAACTGGAGCAGGAAATTGAAAGAATAATACAACAGGAGCCAGGGATGAGTGATAGGTTGGCACGACAAAAAGGAGGATATCCCTCGAATAAAAGGAGTCACGAAGGTCCTGATCATTACGCACCAAGACCCCGACCTGGTCTACCCCAGGGAAATTTCCAACGCCCGAACCAGAATCAGCCCGGGAATAACCAGGGACCACCCTCTCCCACAAAAGGTGTTATCAACATGATATCTGGGGGACCGACTGATGGAGATTCCACTAGGGCAAGGAAGACAAGTAGTCCGAAACTGAGCAACATGGAGATAGTTGACCAGGTGGTTAGAACAGGCCCGACCCTTTCCTTTGGCCCGGGTGATTTGAAAGGTTTGTCGGATACTACTCATAATGATGCATTGGTTATTCGAGCTCTGGTCGCTAATTATGACGTGGCCCGAATTTTTGTGGAATCGGGAAGCTCGGTCAATGTACTGTTCCAAGAAACCATAAACCATATGGATTTGGGGGAATATAAGGTAGAGCCGGTGGTGACATCGTTGTTCGGGTTCACGGGTCATGCCATCCGACCTACGGGATTGATCAATTTGCCGCTCACTTTGGGCAAGGATTGTACAAGTAAAACTCGGATTGTCAGCTTTATTATCGTGGATGCACCATCAACATACAACGTTATCTTGGAAAGACCAGCCATGACTACGTTCATGGTCGTGGCTTCCGCActatatcaaaaaataaaatttcctgTGGGTAATGAAGTGGGAGAGGTCCAGGGAGATCAAAAGATTTCTCGAAAGTGCTATGTGGAAGAGGTACGAATAGAACAAAAGGCAGTCAAAATCAACCATGATGACCGACCCGGGCCGAGAGATCGGGAACAAGTAAACTTATTGGAAGAAAACGCCTCTGTTATGGCTGAGAAAGAGTGTGAAGAGATCATAATCTGCCCCCCAACTGGTTCGGTCAAGGTTGCTCGGACGCTAGAACCTATTCTTAAAAAACAACTAATACAGTGTTTGATGGAGAACAAAAACGCCTTCGCTTGGTCCGTATTCGACCTCTTGGGAGTATGGAGAGAAGTAATGGAGCACAAGTTGAATGTTATACGAGACTTCCGCCCTATTATTCAGAAAAAACGACATTTTGGGCCCGAAAAAGACGCTGTGATTCAGGGGCAAGTTGAGGAACTCTTGAAGGCCGGACACATTCAGGAGGTATATTTCTCGACTTGGTTGTCAAATGTGGTCTTGGTACCCAAGTCCTCGGGTAAATGGCGCATGTGCGTAGACTTCCGTGATCTGAACAAGGCCTGTCCAAAAGATTGCTATCCCTTGCCCCGAATTGACCAGCTGGTGGATTCCACATCTGGGCATGAATTATTGTGTTTTCTGGACGCTTATCAGGGGTATCATCAAATTCCCCTGGCTAAGCAAGATCAAGATAAGGTGAGTTTTGTCACCTCTACAGGAACTTATTGCTACgtggttatgccttttgggcTCAAGAATGCTGGGGCCACTTATCAAAGACTAATGGACAAAGTTTTCAAGCAACAAATAGGCAAGAACATCGAAGTATATGTGGACGATATTTTGGTCAAAACCCGAACAGCTCATCAATTCATTGCCGACCTGACCCAGACATTCCAGACACTACGTGATTATCGATTAAAGTTAAACCCGAGCAAGTGCACATTTGGGGTTCAGACTGGGAAATTTCTGGGATATATGGTCACTAGGAGAGGAATTGAAGCTAACCCGAAAAAATTTCAAGCCATTATCTCTATGGAGTCGCCCAAAAATATACAGGAGGTACAAAGGTTGTCTGGAAGGATTGCCGCATTGGCTCGCTTCATATCAAGATCAGCAGATAAGAGTTTCCTGTTCTTCAAAGCACTCagaaaaactaaaaattttgaatgggATGAACAGAGTGAGAAATCTTTTCAAGAGTTAAAAAAGTATCTAAAAGAGTTACCGGTGTTGAACAAACCAGTACAGGGAGAAGATCTCTTCGTGTATCTGGCTGTCACACCCCGGGCTGCTAGCTCGGTCCTGGTTCGGAAGGAGGGGGTGAATCATCTGCCGGTCTACTTTGTCAGTCATGCCCTGAAGGGAGCAGAACTCAATTATATGACTCAAGAAAAGTTAGCTCTGGCCCTCGTCATTACAACTAGAAAATTGAGACCTTACTTCTTATCCCACCCGATCACTGTTCTTACCAATAGTGCCTTGGGAAAAATTGCAGCCAACCCAGATGCATCGGGAAGACTGATCAAGTGGATTACAAAGTTAAGTGAGTACGACATAAAATTTGAGCCCCGTACTACCATCAAAGCTCAAGCCCTAGCTGATTTCTTGGCAGAAACTATTCAGTTAAAACAAGAGGACCATTGGAAGATATTTGTAGATGGATCATCTTGTCAAACAGGAAGCGGGGTTGGGATTGTGATAATATCACCCTGGGGCGAGGAAACCAACATCTCGATAAGGTTGGATTTCCGAGCATCTAATAATGAAGCAGAATATGAAGCCCTCCTGCTCGGACTAAAGGCTGCTCGGAATCTTGGTATATCCCGAGCTACCCTTTATTCAGACTCATAA